One Corynebacterium uterequi DNA segment encodes these proteins:
- a CDS encoding ROK family protein, which produces MSDVTIGFDIGGTNLRAGVVDSSGRVLATLSQRTPRHAESAERVIVDMVARLRAEYDVSGVGLAVAGFLDPECERIRFAPHLPWRDAPLRATLESRLNLPVVLEHDANSAAWGEYRFGAAQGAHTWVFFAVGTGIGATLMVDGTIYRGAFGTAPEFGHLSVVHGEHARKCSCGKSGCLERYASGTALVDTARDLAGKYPMTTLADDLGTGLDVTGHDVVLAAREGDALGLAVLRDFGGWMGLGLTFVADILDPELIVVGGGVATDADLFLDRARTTMSDSMVGSGYRPIPRVECAELGGQAGIIGVADIARELYS; this is translated from the coding sequence ATGTCAGATGTGACCATCGGCTTCGACATCGGAGGGACGAACCTGCGCGCTGGCGTCGTCGATAGCTCCGGGCGTGTGCTCGCCACCCTGAGCCAACGCACGCCGCGTCATGCCGAGTCGGCCGAGCGGGTCATCGTTGATATGGTCGCCCGGTTGCGCGCCGAGTATGACGTGTCGGGCGTCGGCCTGGCCGTCGCCGGCTTCTTGGATCCTGAATGCGAGCGGATCCGTTTCGCGCCCCACCTGCCGTGGCGCGACGCCCCGCTGCGGGCGACGCTTGAGTCGCGTCTCAACCTCCCCGTGGTGCTGGAGCACGACGCGAACTCCGCCGCGTGGGGCGAGTACCGGTTTGGCGCCGCCCAGGGGGCACACACGTGGGTGTTCTTCGCGGTGGGTACCGGAATCGGCGCCACCCTCATGGTGGATGGCACCATCTACCGGGGAGCTTTCGGTACCGCCCCCGAATTTGGTCACCTGTCTGTGGTCCATGGGGAGCATGCCCGCAAGTGCTCCTGTGGCAAGTCCGGTTGCCTGGAACGCTATGCCTCGGGGACTGCGCTCGTCGACACCGCCCGGGACCTCGCCGGCAAATACCCCATGACGACGCTGGCGGACGACCTAGGCACTGGGCTGGACGTCACGGGCCACGACGTAGTGTTGGCAGCCCGGGAGGGCGACGCCCTCGGATTGGCGGTCCTGCGGGATTTTGGCGGCTGGATGGGGCTAGGCCTGACCTTCGTGGCAGACATCCTCGATCCCGAGTTGATCGTTGTGGGGGGCGGGGTAGCCACGGACGCGGATCTCTTCCTCGATCGGGCGCGCACCACAATGTCCGACTCGATGGTGGGCAGTGGCTACCGCCCGATACCCAGAGTGGAATGCGCCGAATTGGGAGGGCAGGCCGGTATAATCGGCGTGGCAGATATCGCCAGAGAACTATATTCCTAA
- a CDS encoding glycosyltransferase family 4 protein produces the protein MTTLLVTNDFPPTVGGIQSYLHDFVATQDPSAMVVFASTQDPQAARELDAGAPYRTVRWPRSIMLPTPATAEAMSWVIRECEIDTVWFGASAPLGLMASAARRAGAQRIVVSTHGHEVGWAKTLPGRAALRRIGNSADVVTYISDYTQSRLAGAFGSRPKAVRLPSGVDTDFFSPASPEQRHLTRQAWGWGDRPVITCVSRLVARKGQDRLIDALPEIRVAHPGAVLVIVGSGPAEAELKRRAGDGVVFAAELPRAAMRDVVAASDVMAMPARTRLGGFDVEGLGIVYLEAQACGVPVVAGDSGGAPEAVGPGAGVVVDGRDRRAIAKEIISYLDDAARRAEAGRRGRQFVQENHSWKVLGERLSDALQSGGTI, from the coding sequence ATGACGACCTTGCTGGTAACCAATGATTTCCCGCCGACTGTCGGCGGCATCCAGTCGTACCTCCACGACTTTGTTGCCACCCAAGACCCTTCGGCGATGGTAGTCTTCGCCTCCACTCAGGACCCTCAGGCAGCGCGGGAATTGGACGCCGGCGCGCCCTATCGAACGGTGCGCTGGCCGCGGTCGATCATGCTACCCACCCCCGCCACCGCGGAGGCTATGAGCTGGGTTATCCGCGAGTGTGAGATCGACACCGTGTGGTTTGGCGCCTCAGCGCCCCTGGGGCTCATGGCATCCGCCGCCCGCCGTGCTGGCGCACAGCGCATCGTCGTCTCCACCCACGGGCACGAAGTTGGTTGGGCAAAGACTCTGCCCGGGCGCGCAGCGCTGCGACGTATCGGGAACTCCGCGGACGTGGTGACCTACATCAGTGATTACACGCAATCTCGGTTGGCTGGCGCATTCGGTAGTCGGCCGAAAGCGGTGCGCCTTCCCTCGGGCGTGGATACGGATTTCTTCTCCCCGGCTAGCCCGGAACAGCGTCACCTCACCAGGCAAGCTTGGGGATGGGGTGATCGGCCAGTCATCACGTGTGTGTCCCGCCTCGTCGCGCGAAAGGGCCAAGATCGGCTCATCGACGCCCTTCCGGAGATTCGCGTAGCCCACCCGGGTGCGGTGTTGGTCATCGTCGGTTCCGGCCCGGCCGAGGCCGAACTCAAACGCCGGGCGGGCGACGGCGTCGTCTTTGCCGCCGAGCTGCCCAGGGCTGCTATGCGGGATGTGGTCGCGGCCTCTGACGTCATGGCGATGCCGGCACGGACGCGTCTGGGAGGCTTCGACGTCGAGGGTCTCGGAATCGTCTACCTGGAGGCGCAGGCCTGCGGCGTGCCTGTCGTGGCCGGGGATTCGGGCGGCGCCCCAGAGGCCGTGGGACCCGGGGCCGGCGTTGTTGTCGATGGTCGTGACCGTCGCGCAATCGCGAAGGAGATCATCAGCTACCTCGACGACGCAGCCCGACGTGCGGAGGCGGGGCGTAGGGGTCGGCAGTTTGTGCAAGAAAACCACAGTTGGAAGGTGTTGGGAGAGCGGTTGAGTGATGCGCTCCAGTCGGGCGGCACTATCTAG
- a CDS encoding C40 family peptidase gives MNKIARRAAAATAAFAAASTLTPAVASADTIDELIGMSSASNFFGGDVVEEMSSAAGFEAGVLPVADVAASANQIHTPKVSAPAAGQQVVSAARSRIGSPYVWGAAGPNAFDCSGLTSWAYAQAGKTIPRTSQAQAAQGQRVSLDALQPGDIVVYYAGASHVGIYVGSGRIIDAMNQGVPVQERDLHYMPAQYGVRF, from the coding sequence ATGAACAAGATCGCCCGTCGCGCCGCCGCCGCCACCGCCGCTTTTGCCGCAGCATCCACCCTTACCCCGGCCGTCGCCAGCGCCGACACGATCGATGAGCTCATCGGCATGAGCTCCGCCAGCAACTTCTTCGGCGGCGACGTCGTCGAGGAGATGTCCTCCGCGGCTGGCTTCGAGGCCGGAGTCCTGCCGGTGGCTGACGTTGCTGCCTCCGCGAACCAGATTCACACGCCGAAGGTCTCTGCGCCTGCAGCTGGCCAGCAGGTTGTCTCTGCCGCCCGCTCCCGCATCGGTTCCCCGTACGTGTGGGGCGCCGCCGGCCCGAACGCTTTCGATTGCTCCGGCCTGACCAGCTGGGCCTACGCACAGGCTGGCAAGACCATCCCGCGTACCTCCCAGGCGCAGGCCGCCCAGGGCCAGCGCGTCTCGCTCGACGCCCTGCAGCCCGGCGACATCGTGGTCTACTACGCCGGCGCTTCCCACGTGGGCATCTACGTGGGCAGTGGCCGGATCATCGACGCCATGAACCAGGGCGTGCCGGTCCAGGAACGCGACCTGCACTACATGCCGGCTCAGTACGGCGTCCGCTTCTAA
- the qcrB gene encoding cytochrome bc1 complex cytochrome b subunit yields MSTKTKNHLGEVANNVDSRYTIAGVLRPQLNKVFPTHWSFMLGEIALYSFIILLLTGVYLTLFFDPSITKVIYDGAYLPLNGVEMSRAYETALNLSFEVRGGLFVRQMHHWAALMFMMAMIAHMLRIFFTGAFRRPREANWIIGCTLILLGMVEGFLGYSLPDELLSGTGLRIMSAIIVGMPIIGTWMHWAIFGGDFPSDLMLDRFYILHVLVIPGIILALIAAHLLLVWYQKHTQFPGPGRAENNVVGVRIMPVFATKAIGMGMMTAGVLALMAGLFSINQIWNFGPYNPSHVSAGSQPDVYMLWTDGLARVMPAWEIYIGNYTIPGVFWVAMVAMVMVGLLMAYPWIEKAATGDDAHHNLLQRPRDVPARSGLGAMAITFFMLQTISGGNDHIAHFFEISLNAMTWVGRIGSVILPPLAYFITYRICVSLQRSDREVLEHGIETGHIRMLPNGAFVEVHQPLGGVDEHGHAIPLEYAGAKVPKQLNELGYADSTNHGGAFSSDPAEIVRKKNQIAAENAHEEHQMFENLNRVNRDADRERGLDS; encoded by the coding sequence ATGAGCACCAAGACTAAAAACCACCTCGGCGAGGTCGCGAACAACGTCGACTCCCGCTACACCATCGCGGGCGTTCTGCGTCCGCAGCTGAACAAGGTGTTCCCGACGCACTGGTCCTTCATGCTGGGTGAGATTGCCCTCTACAGCTTCATCATCCTGCTGCTGACCGGTGTTTACCTGACCTTGTTCTTCGATCCGTCGATCACCAAGGTCATCTACGACGGCGCCTACCTGCCGCTTAACGGTGTCGAGATGTCTCGCGCCTACGAGACCGCGCTGAACCTCTCCTTCGAGGTCCGCGGCGGCCTCTTCGTCCGGCAGATGCACCACTGGGCAGCCCTGATGTTCATGATGGCGATGATCGCGCACATGCTGCGCATCTTCTTCACCGGCGCGTTCCGCCGCCCGCGTGAGGCCAACTGGATCATCGGCTGCACCCTTATTCTGCTCGGCATGGTCGAGGGCTTCCTCGGCTACTCCCTGCCCGACGAGCTGCTCTCCGGCACCGGCCTGCGCATCATGTCCGCCATCATTGTGGGTATGCCGATCATTGGCACCTGGATGCACTGGGCCATTTTCGGTGGGGACTTCCCGTCGGACCTCATGCTCGACCGCTTCTACATCCTCCACGTGCTTGTTATCCCGGGCATTATCTTGGCGCTCATCGCGGCTCACCTGCTGCTGGTGTGGTACCAGAAGCACACCCAGTTCCCGGGTCCGGGGCGCGCCGAGAACAACGTGGTGGGCGTGCGTATCATGCCGGTGTTCGCCACGAAGGCGATCGGCATGGGCATGATGACCGCTGGTGTGCTGGCGCTGATGGCCGGTCTGTTCTCGATCAACCAGATTTGGAACTTCGGTCCTTATAATCCTTCGCACGTGTCCGCCGGCTCGCAGCCTGACGTGTACATGTTGTGGACGGATGGCCTGGCCCGTGTCATGCCGGCGTGGGAGATCTACATCGGCAACTACACCATCCCCGGCGTGTTCTGGGTGGCTATGGTCGCCATGGTGATGGTTGGCCTGCTCATGGCTTACCCGTGGATTGAGAAGGCGGCGACGGGCGACGACGCGCACCACAACCTGCTGCAGCGTCCGCGCGACGTTCCGGCCCGCTCCGGTCTCGGCGCCATGGCTATTACCTTCTTCATGCTGCAGACGATCTCGGGTGGTAACGACCACATCGCCCACTTCTTCGAGATCTCGCTGAACGCCATGACCTGGGTTGGCCGCATTGGCTCCGTGATCTTGCCGCCGCTGGCCTACTTCATCACCTACCGGATCTGTGTTTCCCTGCAGCGCAGCGACCGCGAGGTCCTGGAGCACGGCATCGAGACCGGTCACATCCGGATGCTGCCGAATGGTGCCTTCGTTGAGGTGCACCAGCCGCTGGGTGGCGTCGACGAGCATGGCCACGCCATTCCGTTGGAGTACGCGGGCGCGAAGGTGCCGAAGCAGCTCAACGAGCTGGGTTACGCGGACTCGACTAACCACGGTGGTGCGTTCTCTTCCGACCCGGCCGAGATCGTCCGCAAGAAGAATCAGATCGCGGCCGAGAACGCGCACGAGGAGCACCAGATGTTCGAGAACCTCAACCGCGTCAACCGTGACGCTGACCGCGAGAGGGGTCTCGACTCCTAG